The proteins below come from a single Edaphobacter acidisoli genomic window:
- a CDS encoding ATP-binding protein, which produces MNTSSQTRILAIALALATLAACVLAAINFEQERGYEVPTDGIWWTEVAGGLQAQRVPKPSPGHRAGIRTGDILISIDDHQTTRLAVLVREMFRSGAWAHATYSILRPPSNSDSLKNATPLTIQVILEPKDRSINQGLRFIALVYLCIGIYVLFRRWTAPKSTHFYVFCLVSFVLYAFKYTGELDTFDQIIYWCNIAAGALQPALFLHFAFSFAGDHPAVKHARLRRKIFSSLLYIPGIFLIVLQYAAIRYWSATELLHHRLDQIAVGYLALYYVIAAVVFRFRYRRADTALERQQLKWLTRGTLLAVTPFTLLYAIPYMADWNVPDLQTKIAGLCLVFLPLTFSWAIVRYRLMDVDLIFKRGVTYTLATAALVGVYFGIVALTGEMVHNRLSNLGVWGLLVAIIIAGIAFEPLKRAIQARVDRVFDQKRLDYRETLVEFGRSLNSQTDLRTLLDSIVEQLPQTLLVTRVAVFLASDESATRHFDLAASHGLTNLQEADLDALDVRFLDFDRPGAHNHIFLENPQQVLRLPEPQRATAGRLDLNYYLPCRVANREGGGTRTVAIIGLGRTDDGDFLSSEDMELLETLAGYIGIAIQNARLYQRLEQKITEFESLKEFHENIVESINVGVFAVDLDGRIESWNTEMETMYAKTRSAVLHQPVSDVFSADFVARFNAVREEQGTHTLYKFRLALPNGETRVANIAIAPLVTRNFVAVGRIVLVDDITDRIQLEAQLTQSEKLSSIGLLAAGVAHEVNTPLAVISSYTQMLTKHMRDDDRLAPVLEKITQQTFRASEIVNGLLNFSRTSGSEFTTVDLNELLRDTIILLDHQFRTAQIRVETNLDPQLARIHGNPGKLQQVILNLMLNAKDAMFGMNNAMLRVATFNGPGRVFVRIQDTGAGIEREHLNRIYDPFFTTKTKPQDGAHKGTGLGLAVSYGIIQEHAGKIHVESEVGVGTAFQLEFPASATRPLTTAAPSSIRLQDADKGTIHA; this is translated from the coding sequence ATGAACACCTCCTCCCAAACCCGTATCCTCGCTATCGCGCTTGCACTGGCGACCTTGGCAGCCTGCGTCCTGGCAGCGATCAACTTTGAGCAGGAGCGCGGCTACGAGGTTCCCACCGACGGCATCTGGTGGACCGAGGTCGCAGGAGGTCTCCAGGCCCAGCGTGTCCCGAAGCCCTCGCCTGGGCACCGCGCCGGCATCCGCACCGGCGACATTCTCATCAGCATCGACGATCACCAGACCACACGGCTTGCCGTGCTCGTCCGCGAGATGTTCCGCAGCGGAGCCTGGGCACATGCAACCTACTCGATTCTGCGTCCACCTTCGAACTCCGACAGCCTGAAAAACGCAACGCCCCTGACAATTCAGGTCATCCTGGAGCCCAAAGATCGCTCCATCAATCAGGGCCTTCGCTTCATCGCGCTGGTCTACCTCTGCATCGGAATCTACGTTCTCTTTCGACGCTGGACCGCGCCCAAATCGACGCATTTCTACGTCTTCTGTCTGGTCTCGTTCGTCCTTTACGCCTTTAAGTACACAGGAGAACTCGACACCTTCGACCAGATCATCTACTGGTGTAACATCGCTGCCGGAGCCTTGCAGCCTGCGCTCTTCCTGCACTTTGCCTTCAGCTTCGCGGGCGACCACCCAGCGGTCAAACATGCGCGCCTGCGCCGCAAGATCTTCAGCTCGCTACTCTACATTCCCGGCATCTTCCTGATCGTGCTCCAGTATGCGGCGATTCGCTACTGGTCTGCCACCGAGCTGCTGCACCACCGCTTGGACCAGATTGCGGTCGGTTATCTGGCGCTCTATTACGTTATCGCCGCAGTCGTCTTCCGCTTCCGCTATCGCCGCGCCGACACTGCGCTCGAGCGCCAGCAGCTCAAGTGGCTCACGCGCGGAACGCTGCTCGCCGTCACGCCCTTCACGCTGTTGTACGCGATTCCCTACATGGCGGACTGGAACGTCCCCGATCTGCAAACCAAGATCGCCGGACTCTGCCTGGTGTTTCTGCCGCTGACGTTCAGCTGGGCCATCGTCCGCTATCGCCTGATGGACGTTGACCTGATCTTCAAACGCGGCGTGACCTATACGCTGGCCACAGCCGCGCTTGTAGGAGTCTACTTCGGCATCGTCGCGCTGACCGGCGAGATGGTACACAACCGTCTCTCGAACCTCGGCGTCTGGGGCCTGCTGGTCGCCATCATCATCGCCGGGATTGCATTCGAGCCGCTCAAGCGAGCCATTCAAGCTCGGGTAGACCGCGTCTTCGACCAGAAGCGCCTGGACTACCGCGAGACTCTGGTCGAGTTTGGCCGCAGCCTGAACTCACAGACGGACCTCCGGACGCTGCTGGACTCGATCGTCGAGCAGTTGCCGCAGACGCTCCTGGTCACACGCGTCGCGGTCTTTCTCGCCTCAGACGAATCTGCCACGCGGCACTTCGATCTTGCTGCCTCGCACGGCCTGACGAACCTGCAAGAAGCGGACCTCGACGCGCTCGATGTACGCTTCCTCGACTTTGACCGTCCCGGCGCGCACAATCACATCTTCCTGGAGAATCCGCAGCAGGTGCTTCGCCTGCCAGAGCCGCAGCGCGCCACTGCCGGACGGCTCGACCTGAACTACTACCTGCCCTGCCGTGTCGCCAATCGTGAAGGCGGTGGAACACGCACAGTTGCCATCATTGGACTCGGTCGTACCGACGACGGAGACTTTCTGTCCAGCGAAGACATGGAGCTGCTCGAAACGCTCGCCGGATACATCGGCATCGCCATCCAGAACGCGCGGCTCTACCAGCGCCTGGAGCAGAAGATTACCGAGTTCGAGAGCCTTAAGGAGTTCCACGAGAACATCGTCGAGTCGATCAACGTCGGCGTCTTCGCGGTCGATCTCGATGGCCGCATCGAAAGCTGGAACACCGAAATGGAGACGATGTACGCGAAGACCCGCTCCGCAGTGCTGCACCAGCCTGTCTCCGACGTCTTCTCCGCGGACTTCGTCGCGCGCTTCAACGCTGTGCGTGAAGAGCAGGGCACACACACGCTCTACAAGTTCCGCCTTGCCCTGCCAAACGGCGAAACGCGCGTTGCCAATATCGCCATCGCACCGCTGGTCACGCGGAACTTCGTTGCCGTTGGACGCATCGTCCTGGTGGACGACATCACCGATCGCATTCAGCTCGAAGCGCAGTTGACGCAATCGGAAAAGCTCTCCTCCATCGGCCTTCTTGCCGCAGGCGTCGCACATGAAGTCAATACTCCGTTGGCAGTCATCTCCAGCTACACGCAGATGCTCACCAAGCACATGCGTGATGACGACCGTCTCGCGCCGGTACTAGAAAAGATCACGCAGCAAACCTTCCGGGCCTCTGAGATCGTCAATGGCCTGTTGAATTTCTCGCGCACCAGCGGCTCGGAGTTCACCACGGTCGACCTGAACGAGCTGCTGCGCGACACGATTATCCTGCTCGATCACCAGTTCAGGACCGCGCAGATCCGCGTCGAAACGAACTTGGACCCGCAACTCGCGCGCATCCACGGCAACCCTGGCAAGCTCCAGCAAGTCATCCTGAACCTAATGCTCAACGCGAAAGACGCGATGTTCGGCATGAATAACGCAATGCTGCGCGTAGCCACATTCAACGGCCCCGGACGCGTCTTCGTCCGCATTCAAGACACGGGCGCCGGCATCGAGCGCGAGCACCTCAACCGCATCTACGATCCCTTCTTCACCACCAAGACCAAGCCGCAGGACGGCGCGCACAAAGGCACAGGTCTCGGCCTCGCGGTAAGCTACGGTATCATCCAGGAACACGCCGGCAAGATTCACGTCGAAAGCGAAGTAGGTGTGGGCACTGCGTTTCAGCTTGAGTTCCCTGCCTCCGCCACGCGCCCGCTGACCACAGCCGCACCGTCCTCCATCCGTCTGCAGGACGCCGACAAAGGAACAATTCATGCCTGA
- a CDS encoding zinc-dependent dehydrogenase — translation MDNIPKTMRAAVYRGVNDVRVETVPVPEITAGEVLVKIDTCGICGTDLKKIHTGSHSAPRIFGHEMAGTIVQAGEGVSGFAVGDRVMAYHHIPCGECYYCRKKTFAQCETYKKVGCTAGFAPSGGGFAEYIRVMDWIVRRGLVKVPDEIPLEQAAFLEPVNTCYKAIELLGLQRDETVLVIGQGPIGILLAALANRTGATVLTSDLYAERHAVAAKFGLKHPLDARRDVVTAAKAATEERGADVVLLAVGGNALIQLAMDAVRPGGRVMLFAATQHGEAPFDPAAVCMDEKTLMGSYSASVAIQDDVTRLVFEGYTNGFDLTPLISHRFSLENAVEAINLASHPQADSLKIVIQPGR, via the coding sequence ATGGATAACATTCCGAAGACAATGCGAGCCGCAGTGTATCGCGGCGTGAATGATGTGCGCGTGGAGACGGTGCCGGTGCCGGAGATTACTGCTGGCGAGGTGCTGGTGAAGATTGACACGTGCGGCATCTGCGGCACAGACCTCAAGAAGATTCATACTGGTTCGCACAGCGCGCCTCGTATCTTCGGGCACGAGATGGCTGGCACCATAGTCCAAGCTGGCGAGGGCGTGAGTGGCTTCGCTGTGGGCGACCGTGTGATGGCGTATCACCATATTCCCTGCGGCGAATGCTATTACTGTCGCAAGAAGACCTTCGCGCAGTGTGAGACCTACAAGAAGGTTGGCTGCACCGCTGGTTTTGCGCCTTCGGGTGGAGGCTTTGCCGAATACATCCGCGTGATGGACTGGATAGTGCGGCGTGGTCTGGTGAAGGTTCCAGATGAGATTCCGTTGGAGCAGGCGGCGTTTCTTGAGCCGGTGAACACATGCTACAAGGCGATTGAGTTGCTTGGGCTTCAGCGTGATGAGACTGTGCTTGTCATTGGACAGGGGCCGATTGGGATTCTGCTCGCTGCGCTTGCGAATCGAACAGGAGCGACCGTTCTAACAAGCGATCTTTATGCCGAGCGTCATGCCGTTGCGGCAAAGTTTGGATTGAAGCATCCGTTGGATGCGCGCAGAGATGTGGTGACTGCTGCGAAGGCTGCAACGGAGGAGCGCGGCGCAGATGTCGTTCTGCTCGCAGTCGGTGGCAATGCGCTGATCCAACTTGCGATGGATGCTGTGCGCCCTGGCGGGCGTGTGATGCTGTTTGCCGCGACACAGCATGGTGAGGCACCGTTTGATCCGGCTGCGGTCTGCATGGATGAGAAGACGCTGATGGGTTCGTACAGCGCGTCCGTTGCGATTCAGGACGACGTGACGCGACTGGTCTTCGAGGGTTATACGAATGGCTTCGACCTGACGCCGCTCATCTCGCACCGCTTTTCGCTAGAGAACGCAGTTGAGGCGATCAATCTGGCATCGCACCCGCAGGCGGACTCGCTGAAGATTGTGATTCAGCCTGGACGCTAG
- a CDS encoding DHA2 family efflux MFS transporter permease subunit, with protein sequence MASTGPIAVQSPASAPASRTHEVGIQTDKWLRWMISIAVMTAAMMELVDTSAVNVSLPYIAGNLSASVDEATWVLTSYLVANAIILPLSGWLSNHFGRRRLVMMSIVGFTVSSILCGLAPTLPALIFFRVLQGASGGSLQPTTRAIMLEAFPREQRGQAMAFWGFGIVIAPIVAPVLGGWLTTDFSWRWIFFVNIPISLLSLFLVWTYVFDPPYIRRATSRIDYWGIGLLAIGIAALQIVFDKGQEDDWFGSHFIVTMSIIAVVALVAFTLWELHTKDAVVHFHLFRYRTFATGTCLSMVLFFSLYGSIVLLPLFMQELLGFPAITAGAWNAPRGIATLAMMPVAAWVIGRRWDMRALLSFGLAMSAIGALMFSYLNMNAGTWSFFWPEVVMGAGLSFMFVPLATITVDPIPQQEMGYATSLIALARNLGAGIGISVFAAFEARREQLHQLRLSSTMTEEQGLPARMVQQLGTYLSHHTGSTSGAAHGATAMLYQRLLEHAAALSYLDGFRVMAIVMFLTIPFVWIMKKPVFHSPKSSGE encoded by the coding sequence GTGGCATCCACCGGGCCCATCGCCGTGCAGTCGCCAGCCTCCGCTCCGGCAAGCCGCACACACGAGGTCGGCATACAAACCGACAAGTGGCTCCGATGGATGATCTCCATCGCCGTCATGACCGCCGCCATGATGGAGCTGGTCGACACCTCCGCCGTCAACGTCAGCCTTCCCTACATCGCCGGCAACCTCTCCGCATCCGTCGACGAAGCCACCTGGGTGCTGACCTCGTACCTCGTCGCCAACGCCATCATCCTCCCACTCTCCGGCTGGCTGTCGAACCACTTCGGGCGCCGCCGCCTGGTCATGATGAGCATCGTCGGATTCACCGTATCCAGCATCCTCTGCGGCCTCGCGCCAACGTTGCCCGCGCTCATCTTCTTCCGCGTGCTGCAAGGAGCGTCAGGAGGCTCGCTCCAGCCCACCACCCGCGCCATCATGCTCGAAGCCTTTCCCCGCGAACAGCGCGGCCAGGCGATGGCCTTCTGGGGATTCGGCATCGTCATCGCGCCCATCGTCGCACCTGTGCTGGGCGGCTGGCTCACCACCGACTTCTCATGGCGCTGGATCTTCTTCGTCAACATACCCATCAGCCTGCTCAGCCTCTTTCTCGTGTGGACCTACGTCTTCGACCCGCCCTACATTCGCCGCGCAACCAGCCGCATCGACTACTGGGGCATCGGCCTGCTCGCCATCGGCATCGCCGCGCTCCAGATCGTCTTCGACAAAGGCCAGGAAGACGACTGGTTCGGCTCCCACTTCATCGTCACGATGAGCATCATCGCCGTCGTCGCGCTCGTAGCCTTCACCCTCTGGGAGCTGCACACAAAAGACGCCGTCGTGCACTTCCACCTCTTCCGCTACCGCACCTTCGCCACCGGAACCTGCCTTTCGATGGTTCTCTTCTTCTCGCTCTACGGCAGCATCGTCCTGCTACCGCTCTTCATGCAGGAACTCCTCGGCTTCCCGGCCATCACCGCAGGCGCATGGAATGCGCCCCGAGGCATCGCCACCCTCGCCATGATGCCTGTCGCCGCCTGGGTCATCGGCCGACGCTGGGACATGCGCGCCCTCCTGAGCTTCGGCCTCGCCATGTCAGCCATCGGCGCGCTCATGTTCTCGTACCTGAATATGAACGCAGGCACCTGGAGCTTCTTCTGGCCTGAAGTAGTCATGGGCGCCGGACTCTCTTTCATGTTCGTCCCTCTGGCAACCATCACGGTCGACCCCATCCCGCAACAGGAGATGGGCTACGCAACCAGCCTCATTGCCCTTGCCCGCAACCTCGGTGCCGGCATCGGCATCTCCGTCTTCGCGGCATTCGAGGCGCGGCGCGAACAACTCCACCAGCTCCGCCTGTCCTCCACGATGACCGAAGAGCAAGGCCTGCCCGCCCGCATGGTCCAGCAGCTCGGGACCTATCTGAGCCATCACACCGGAAGCACCTCAGGAGCAGCGCACGGAGCAACAGCCATGCTCTATCAACGCCTGCTCGAACACGCCGCCGCGCTCAGCTACCTTGACGGCTTCCGTGTCATGGCCATCGTCATGTTCCTCACCATCCCCTTCGTCTGGATCATGAAGAAGCCGGTCTTCCACTCCCCAAAGAGCAGCGGAGAGTAA
- a CDS encoding phosphorylase family protein, with product MSECVGIIAALPREIKPLVRGWREERLAGRVRVYTKGSAVVACAGMGAARATLAVEAAMATKPITQLLSVGLAGACDPALRVGEMVRAGVVIDAKSGERYNDSRYSQVLVTAQVVAGVKEKRRLYESYGAAAVDMEAATVARLASARGVSFRAVKAISDEADFEMQDLARFATNDGQFRDVAFAAYAVVRPRLWGKVAVLARNSSRAVEALTRELQAILDLYQVRG from the coding sequence ATGAGCGAATGTGTGGGAATCATCGCTGCTCTGCCTCGTGAGATCAAGCCGCTGGTGCGTGGCTGGCGCGAGGAGCGACTGGCGGGTCGAGTCCGCGTTTATACGAAGGGCTCGGCCGTTGTTGCATGTGCAGGGATGGGGGCTGCGCGTGCGACCCTGGCTGTTGAAGCTGCGATGGCGACCAAGCCGATCACTCAGTTGCTGTCGGTCGGGCTCGCTGGAGCGTGCGACCCGGCGCTGCGGGTTGGTGAGATGGTGCGTGCCGGCGTTGTGATCGATGCGAAGTCGGGGGAGCGATACAACGATTCGCGTTACAGCCAGGTGCTTGTCACAGCGCAGGTAGTTGCTGGTGTAAAGGAGAAGCGGAGGCTCTACGAATCCTACGGCGCGGCCGCGGTAGACATGGAGGCCGCGACAGTTGCGCGGCTTGCTTCAGCACGCGGTGTTTCGTTTAGGGCGGTGAAGGCGATCTCCGACGAGGCGGACTTCGAGATGCAGGATCTCGCGCGATTCGCCACGAACGACGGGCAGTTTCGGGATGTGGCTTTTGCCGCTTACGCTGTGGTGCGTCCGAGGCTCTGGGGGAAGGTGGCTGTGCTTGCGCGCAACAGTAGCCGCGCGGTGGAGGCGCTGACGCGCGAGCTTCAGGCGATACTGGATTTGTATCAGGTAAGAGGATGA
- a CDS encoding alpha/beta hydrolase yields the protein MSSIVPAASIQSIEDLRGPAGRLEALLNTGHVDARFAALVCHPHPAGGGTMHNKVVYHAMKALASVGLPVLRFNFRGVGLSEGVHDEGRGEQDDVRAALDWLDGRFGLPMLFCGFSFGSSVGLRACCPDGRVKGLIGLGVPVHAEGRDYHYRFLPQCGQPKLFVSGDHDQYGPREVMERIFATAPEPKRLRWIAGADHFFQGTAESPGAKLGLMQEEMRGWLADTFGLVPPPRT from the coding sequence ATGAGTTCGATTGTTCCTGCTGCTTCCATTCAATCCATCGAAGATCTTCGCGGTCCGGCGGGGCGGCTGGAGGCGTTATTGAATACCGGGCATGTGGACGCTCGGTTTGCCGCGCTGGTGTGCCATCCGCATCCGGCGGGTGGCGGGACGATGCACAACAAGGTGGTGTACCACGCGATGAAGGCGCTGGCGTCGGTTGGGCTGCCGGTGCTGCGGTTTAATTTTCGCGGTGTGGGGTTGAGTGAAGGTGTCCACGACGAGGGGCGCGGCGAGCAGGACGATGTTCGTGCGGCGCTCGATTGGCTGGATGGACGGTTTGGTTTGCCGATGCTCTTCTGCGGGTTTTCGTTTGGGTCGTCGGTGGGGTTGCGGGCGTGTTGTCCGGATGGGCGGGTGAAGGGGTTGATTGGGTTAGGGGTTCCGGTCCACGCGGAGGGGCGGGATTACCACTACCGGTTTCTGCCGCAGTGCGGGCAGCCGAAGTTGTTTGTGAGCGGCGACCATGACCAGTACGGGCCGCGGGAGGTGATGGAGCGGATCTTCGCGACGGCCCCGGAGCCGAAGCGGCTGCGGTGGATTGCCGGGGCCGACCACTTCTTCCAGGGGACGGCGGAGTCGCCGGGCGCGAAGCTGGGGTTGATGCAGGAGGAGATGCGCGGGTGGCTGGCGGATACCTTCGGGTTGGTACCCCCTCCCCGTACTTAG
- a CDS encoding M20/M25/M40 family metallo-hydrolase encodes MPIDPIQLTRQLVDIESTTYHEGRAGAFLHEFLASQRYAVERMPVSQPELALTPGGGTGERFNVYAAMPGVTPDVVLSTHMDTVPPYFGCREDDEYLYGRGTCDAKGIIAAQIAAADRLRDSGVKVGLLFVVGEERDSAGAKVANKSPKGSRFLINGEPTDNRLALASKGALRVELRAKGKMAHSAYPELGESAIDKLLEALRDVQALPLPVEPEIGPSTLNIGLIEGGRAPNVIADKAEAHLLIRLVSPAEETKQAIIKTVGNRADVTFSLELPFVRMRKVANLPTMVAKFTTDIPSLTAWGEPFLLGPGSIHVAHTPNEKISKKELLEAVEMYAQLAQDLVRG; translated from the coding sequence ATGCCAATCGACCCAATTCAGTTGACGAGACAGCTCGTCGATATCGAGTCCACGACCTATCACGAAGGCCGCGCCGGCGCCTTCCTGCACGAATTCCTGGCCAGTCAGCGCTACGCAGTCGAGCGCATGCCAGTGTCCCAGCCCGAACTCGCTCTCACGCCCGGCGGAGGCACCGGCGAACGCTTCAACGTCTACGCCGCCATGCCCGGCGTCACGCCCGACGTCGTCCTCTCCACCCACATGGACACGGTCCCACCCTACTTCGGCTGCCGCGAAGACGACGAGTACCTCTACGGGCGCGGCACCTGCGACGCCAAAGGCATCATCGCCGCGCAGATCGCCGCTGCCGACAGGCTCCGCGACTCCGGCGTGAAGGTCGGCCTGCTCTTCGTCGTCGGCGAAGAGCGCGACTCGGCGGGCGCAAAGGTCGCCAACAAGTCGCCCAAGGGTTCGCGCTTCCTCATCAACGGTGAGCCAACCGACAACCGCCTCGCCCTCGCATCGAAGGGCGCACTGCGCGTCGAACTCCGCGCGAAAGGCAAGATGGCGCACTCCGCCTATCCCGAACTCGGTGAGTCGGCCATCGACAAACTGCTCGAAGCCCTGCGCGATGTCCAGGCGCTGCCTCTACCTGTCGAGCCGGAGATCGGCCCCTCGACCCTGAACATCGGTCTCATCGAAGGCGGACGCGCACCCAACGTCATCGCCGACAAAGCCGAAGCGCACCTGCTCATCCGTCTTGTCAGTCCCGCCGAAGAGACCAAGCAGGCCATCATCAAAACCGTCGGCAACCGCGCCGACGTCACCTTCAGCCTGGAGCTTCCCTTCGTCCGCATGAGAAAGGTCGCCAACCTGCCGACAATGGTCGCCAAGTTCACCACCGATATCCCCTCGCTGACCGCCTGGGGCGAACCGTTCCTGCTCGGCCCCGGCTCCATCCACGTGGCGCACACGCCGAACGAGAAGATCAGCAAGAAAGAACTGCTCGAAGCTGTGGAAATGTATGCACAATTGGCCCAGGACCTGGTTCGCGGCTAA
- a CDS encoding DUF3592 domain-containing protein, with translation MSNPLGFIRTQLHRHTVHKLIEQAHAWPTATGEVNHWQVTAADESELTGATPNQIEARFHFSVNGEYYGGYFRSVAMGVHQSETLAKGAPTVKVRYDPTSPDTNIVLPEDNAENLPFRISTGA, from the coding sequence ATGAGCAATCCTCTCGGCTTCATCCGCACCCAGCTCCACCGTCACACCGTCCACAAGCTGATTGAGCAGGCTCACGCCTGGCCCACCGCCACCGGCGAAGTCAATCACTGGCAAGTCACAGCCGCCGACGAGAGCGAGCTCACCGGAGCAACCCCCAACCAGATCGAAGCCCGCTTCCACTTCAGCGTCAACGGCGAGTACTACGGCGGCTACTTCCGCAGCGTAGCCATGGGAGTCCACCAATCCGAAACCCTCGCCAAAGGAGCGCCAACGGTCAAAGTCCGCTACGACCCCACCAGCCCGGACACCAACATCGTCCTCCCCGAAGACAACGCCGAAAACCTGCCCTTCCGCATCTCCACCGGTGCATAA
- a CDS encoding sigma-54-dependent transcriptional regulator, producing MPETTEVASEQAAKPGARIVGDPRILIIDDEAAIRESLDTLLTLEGFVINAAADGPTGMDLLARNEYDLLLLDLALPGESGIDLLPRIKEMQPNLPIIMITAFGTVNNVVDAIRAGAENFVQKPWDNEKLLADIRAAIARHRAEEEVVQLKRTLKQRYNFSNIVGKSDPMLRLFDLIAQVAPSRSTVLIQGESGTGKELIAKALHANSPRRDRPFVPVNTGAVPSDLLESTLFGHVKGAFTSAVTAKKGLFEVANGGTLFLDEIGTMSLDMQAKILRVLQDRRFMHLGGTQEIQVDVRIIAATNVNLQDAVREGRFREDLFYRLNVICLELPSLRSRREDVPLLASHFLKLYARENGTPEPTLSPEALRVMMEYEWPGNVRELENAMERGVVLATSQTITPDLLPAQLTGSTYTASILDHEPNASLFDVMEEIERRIIADRLERCHWNQTEAAEYFKIPLSTLNQKIKRLNVEIKKRKGD from the coding sequence ATGCCTGAAACCACCGAAGTCGCCTCCGAGCAAGCAGCAAAGCCGGGGGCCCGCATCGTGGGCGATCCGCGCATCCTCATCATCGACGACGAAGCGGCCATCCGCGAATCGCTCGACACGCTGCTCACGCTCGAAGGCTTCGTCATCAACGCGGCTGCAGACGGCCCGACAGGCATGGACCTGCTCGCCCGCAACGAGTACGACCTGCTTCTGCTCGACCTCGCCCTGCCCGGTGAAAGCGGCATCGACCTGCTGCCGCGTATCAAAGAGATGCAGCCAAACCTGCCGATCATCATGATTACCGCGTTCGGCACGGTCAACAATGTAGTCGACGCTATTCGAGCAGGCGCAGAGAACTTCGTCCAGAAGCCCTGGGACAACGAAAAGCTGCTCGCCGACATTCGCGCCGCCATCGCACGCCACCGCGCAGAAGAAGAAGTTGTCCAGCTGAAGCGCACGCTCAAGCAGCGATACAACTTCTCGAACATCGTCGGAAAAAGCGACCCGATGCTGAGACTCTTCGACCTGATCGCGCAGGTCGCGCCCAGCCGCTCTACCGTACTGATTCAGGGCGAGAGCGGCACCGGCAAAGAATTAATCGCCAAAGCGCTGCACGCTAATTCACCGCGCCGCGACCGGCCATTTGTGCCAGTCAACACGGGCGCTGTCCCGTCAGATCTTCTCGAATCGACCCTCTTCGGCCACGTCAAAGGCGCGTTCACTTCCGCCGTCACGGCTAAGAAGGGCCTCTTCGAAGTAGCCAACGGAGGCACTCTCTTTCTCGATGAGATAGGCACGATGAGCCTCGACATGCAGGCCAAAATCCTGCGCGTCCTCCAGGACCGCCGCTTCATGCACCTGGGCGGCACGCAGGAGATTCAGGTCGACGTCCGCATCATCGCCGCAACCAACGTCAACCTGCAGGACGCCGTGCGCGAAGGTCGCTTCCGCGAAGATCTCTTCTACCGGCTGAACGTCATCTGTCTCGAACTGCCTTCGCTGCGCTCACGCCGCGAAGATGTCCCGCTGCTCGCCTCGCACTTCCTAAAACTGTACGCACGCGAAAACGGTACACCAGAGCCAACTCTCTCACCCGAAGCCCTTCGCGTCATGATGGAGTACGAGTGGCCTGGCAACGTCCGCGAGCTTGAAAACGCAATGGAGCGCGGCGTCGTGCTGGCAACCTCGCAGACCATCACACCAGACCTGCTGCCCGCGCAACTGACAGGCAGCACCTACACGGCCAGCATTCTCGATCACGAGCCAAACGCTTCTCTCTTCGATGTCATGGAAGAGATCGAACGCCGCATCATCGCCGACCGCCTGGAACGCTGTCACTGGAACCAGACCGAAGCCGCCGAATACTTCAAGATCCCGCTCTCCACCCTCAACCAGAAGATCAAGCGCCTGAACGTCGAGATCAAAAAGCGCAAAGGCGACTAG